From Juglans regia cultivar Chandler chromosome 6, Walnut 2.0, whole genome shotgun sequence, the proteins below share one genomic window:
- the LOC108994533 gene encoding GRAS family protein RAM1-like, with product MEMIEYRDEEELLNLSLGIVTDSSVERTRKRKRKDASIPTHPFEGCDGKIFSLLQMREQMLKLDRKRQAPVENGNGLNLIHLLLITATAVDQNKVGSALENLNELYRNVSLSGNSLQRVVTYFADGLAARLLTRKSPFYDMIMKDPTDEEKFFAFTDLYRVSPYYQFAHFTANQSIIEAFEEQEETNSRSLHVIDFDVSYGFQWPSLIQSLSEKASNGNRISLRITGFGSSLEELQETENRLVGFSKGFRNLNFEFQGLLRGSSLVNIRKKKNETLAVNLVFYMSTLNNYTKISDTLKTVHSLNPSIVILVEQEGNRSPRSFLSRFMESLHYFAAMFDSLDDCLPLESSERLGIEKNHLGKKIKSLLNYDKGDSNCPTYERMETWNARMESHDFAGIKSSSKSMIQAKLLLKIRTHYCPVQFHGESSGGFRVSEKDDGGAISLRWQDRCLLTASAWHPIR from the coding sequence atggaaatgatagaATACAGAGATGAGGAGGAGCTTTTGAATCTTAGCCTTGGAATTGTCACAGATTCAAGTGTTGAGAGGacaagaaagaggaaaagaaaggatGCTTCAATCCCTACACATCCATTTGAAGGTTGTGATGGGAAGATATTCAGCCTCCTCCAAATGAGGGAACAAATGCTAAAACTAGACCGCAAGAGACAAGCGCCAGTAGAAAATGGAAATGGCCTCAATCTGATTCATTTGCTGCTCATAACAGCCACTGCAGTTGATCAAAACAAGGTGGGCTCGGCGTTGGAGAACCTGAATGAATTGTACCGAAATGTGTCCTTATCCGGCAACTCATTGCAACGAGTCGTGACCTACTTTGCAGATGGTTTGGCAGCAAGGCTTCTTACACGAAAATCTCCCTTCTACGACATGATCATGAAGGATCCTACAGATGAAGAAAAGTTCTTCGCATTTACTGATCTCTATCGGGTTTCTCCGTATTACCAGTTTGCTCATTTCACTGCAAACCAATCCATTATAGAGGCCTTTGAGGAGCAGGAGGAAACCAACAGCAGATCATTACATGTAATTGATTTTGATGTCTCTTATGGATTTCAATGGCCTTCTCTGATTCAGTCTCTTTCTGAGAAGGCATCCAATGGAAATCGAATATCCCTCCGGATAACAGGATTTGGAAGCAGTTTGGAAGAACTGCAAGAAACAGAAAACAGATTGGTAGGCTTCTCAAAGGGGTTTCGGAACTTGAACTTCGAATTCCAAGGATTGTTAAGAGGCTCTAGCCTCGTTAAcataaggaaaaagaagaacGAAACACTTGCAGTAAATTTAGTTTTCTATATGAGCACTTTGAATAATTATACGAAAATCTCTGACACATTGAAAACTGTACATTCACTCAACCCCTCTATCGTAATCCTAGTAGAACAAGAAGGGAACCGAAGCCCACGAAGCTTCTTGTCAAGATTCATGGAGTCATTACATTACTTTGCAGCCATGTTTGACTCGCTTGATGATTGCCTACCACTGGAGAGTTCCGAGAGGTTGGGAATTGAGAAGAACCATCTTGGTAAAAAGATCAAGAGCCTGCTTAACTATGACAAGGGTGATTCTAATTGCCCAACGTATGAAAGGATGGAAACATGGAACGCAAGAATGGAGAGTCATGATTTTGCAGGTATTAAATCAAGCTCCAAGTCAATGATTCAAGCAAAACTTCTTTTGAAAATTAGGACCCATTATTGCCCTGTTCAGTTTCATGGGGAGAGTAGTGGtgggtttagggtttcggaGAAAGATGATGGAGGAGCGATCTCTCTTCGGTGGCAAGATAGGTGTCTGCTTACAGCCTCTGCATGGCATCCTATACGATAG